The Rhizobium rosettiformans genomic sequence CGTACCGTCGGCGCCGGCATCGTCGCTTCGATCATCGAGTAATTGATTGAATTGGCGGCCCTGGGCCACAAGCCCGGGGCCGCTTTTTGTTTCCGTCTGTTGATTGGTGCAAGCCAGTTATGCAGACAGCGCGCATGTCGCCAATTCGTGCCGTCGGCCGGATTGACGAGAGGCCGTTTGCGGTGTATGTCGCCGGCCACGATCAGAATCGCACGGTGATTTGCACCGGCAGTTCTCAGCGCTGCAGATTTCAGGGCCTGGTGACGGGCTGAGTTCGGCAGGGCTCCTCATGAATGAAGAGAGTGACAGGGGCACCCCGGGGTGCGTCTGTGATTTTTGAAAATTAGGGGCCGGCCAGTCATGGTAATTCACTGTCTCTGCGTATGCGGGACGCAAGAAAAGAAACAAGGACAAGTCGAATGAACGGCCAGAATATCCGCATCCGCCTCAAGGCGTTTGATCACCGGGTTCTCGATGCCTCTACGCGGGAGATCGTCTCGACCGCAAAGCGCACCGGTGCAAGCGTTCGCGGCCCGGTACCGCTCCCGACCCGCATTGAAAAATTTACCGTCAACCGTTCGCCGCACGTCGACAAGAAGAGCCGCGAACAGTTCGAAATGCGCACGCATAAGCGCCTGCTCGACATCGTAG encodes the following:
- the rpsJ gene encoding 30S ribosomal protein S10 — encoded protein: MNGQNIRIRLKAFDHRVLDASTREIVSTAKRTGASVRGPVPLPTRIEKFTVNRSPHVDKKSREQFEMRTHKRLLDIVDPTPQTVDALMKLDLAAGVDVEIKL